Proteins from a single region of Acidianus ambivalens:
- the nuoK gene encoding NADH-quinone oxidoreductase subunit NuoK has translation MILGEFGVSLSITLIGIGIYGLINSRNIIRILLSSEIILNSTILLVFSISSLFGKVYSPIIFSIFAISMALIEVVVAFASIILYYRNKGSLEVD, from the coding sequence ATGATATTGGGAGAATTTGGCGTATCTCTGTCAATTACATTAATAGGAATAGGTATTTACGGTTTGATTAATAGTAGAAACATAATTAGAATTCTTTTATCATCCGAGATAATTTTAAATTCAACTATTCTCCTTGTTTTCTCTATTTCCAGTTTATTTGGTAAAGTATATTCTCCTATTATTTTTTCAATTTTTGCAATAAGTATGGCTCTCATAGAAGTAGTAGTAGCTTTTGCTTCGATAATTCTATATTATAGAAATAAAGGATCTCTTGAGGTGGATTAA
- a CDS encoding NADH-quinone oxidoreductase subunit J yields the protein MFQSLNLCLILFLFFSIISISSAIFIVSSKNLFYAAISLAFLGVSIAVLIALISFQYSLYSVFHLLLYVGATVVFLSISLVMFKGLEVRQINIAWAPIVAGVSAVLIFIAVVLSLSGVQVSQVGEINLQTLSSIILEKYWFPAVVLVVGLLTTLIEAITLARRD from the coding sequence ATGTTCCAGAGTCTTAATCTTTGTTTAATTTTATTCTTATTTTTCTCTATAATATCGATTTCTTCCGCAATATTCATAGTTAGTTCAAAGAATCTCTTTTACGCCGCAATATCCTTAGCTTTCCTAGGAGTTAGTATAGCAGTACTTATAGCACTTATTTCCTTCCAATATTCCTTGTATTCGGTCTTTCATCTTTTATTGTACGTAGGTGCAACGGTAGTTTTCTTATCAATATCTTTAGTCATGTTTAAAGGATTGGAAGTTAGGCAAATAAATATAGCTTGGGCACCAATTGTGGCTGGAGTTTCAGCTGTGCTTATATTTATAGCAGTAGTTCTTTCGTTATCAGGAGTTCAGGTAAGTCAAGTAGGAGAAATTAATCTTCAGACTCTTTCCTCGATAATTTTAGAGAAGTACTGGTTCCCTGCAGTAGTTCTAGTGGTTGGATTGTTAACAACATTAATAGAAGCAATAACTCTTGCTAGGAGGGATTAG
- a CDS encoding sulfurtransferase TusA family protein: MQQLDLRNKSCEEFIVELSKYLVSMKAGETITLLAEKDRVLCLHQLLRNAPRYLFNYEDKEDHVVINIKRLR; encoded by the coding sequence ATGCAACAGCTAGATCTTAGAAATAAGTCTTGCGAGGAATTTATTGTCGAACTATCTAAATATTTAGTCTCAATGAAAGCTGGAGAAACAATAACACTCCTTGCAGAAAAGGATAGAGTCCTATGCCTTCATCAACTTTTACGAAATGCTCCAAGATATCTCTTCAATTACGAAGATAAAGAGGATCATGTTGTAATAAATATAAAGAGATTAAGATAA
- a CDS encoding thioredoxin family protein, producing the protein MKVEIFTHKNCTECNLLLEYLDQKGLLGRVQIIDTELYPFLALERGVISTPSVFIDGKLVYAGTVDFQEFEKLLQGEKIVKKINKDELVDKLMYGIVDSFAATAWLYVNLDFDSFMAQKDFVMAVTGLVFSEDAEELYNYLRNLMIKNGLEYVKKWEDKMLRNISSNFVREIYWLYGSKLSLEQIKAKYPLEVFAHWLMVRGGSTGRVGLRIHPLTEKDTMERISKAYMYMINNYDQLWEKVEKEQKSLKSIEVERKAIL; encoded by the coding sequence ATGAAAGTGGAAATTTTTACTCACAAAAATTGCACGGAATGTAATCTACTTTTAGAGTATTTAGATCAAAAAGGGCTACTAGGAAGAGTTCAAATAATAGATACAGAACTTTATCCTTTCTTAGCATTAGAAAGAGGAGTAATTTCAACACCTTCAGTTTTTATAGATGGAAAACTAGTTTATGCTGGTACAGTAGATTTTCAAGAATTTGAGAAGCTACTTCAAGGAGAGAAGATAGTAAAGAAAATAAATAAGGATGAATTAGTGGACAAGCTAATGTATGGAATAGTTGATTCTTTTGCTGCTACAGCATGGCTTTACGTGAATTTAGATTTCGACTCTTTCATGGCTCAAAAAGATTTTGTAATGGCAGTAACAGGTCTAGTATTTTCAGAGGATGCAGAAGAGCTATATAACTATTTGAGAAATTTAATGATAAAAAATGGGTTAGAGTATGTAAAGAAATGGGAAGATAAAATGCTAAGAAATATTTCCTCAAACTTTGTTAGGGAGATCTATTGGCTCTATGGCTCAAAACTCTCATTAGAGCAAATTAAGGCAAAATATCCATTAGAAGTCTTTGCGCATTGGCTCATGGTTAGAGGGGGATCCACAGGGAGAGTCGGATTAAGAATACATCCATTAACAGAAAAGGATACTATGGAGAGAATTTCAAAGGCTTATATGTACATGATAAATAATTATGATCAGTTATGGGAGAAAGTAGAGAAAGAACAAAAATCTTTGAAAAGTATAGAAGTTGAAAGAAAAGCTATACTTTAG
- a CDS encoding DUF2175 domain-containing protein, with the protein MSRAPPTKWTCDICKNTIYWDELFTFTSKKTVVHYTCFREKALKTAKVDQEQLTAVLDSLEDELKMIVVYKQRLGKIKDEEVKKYMEQAEKDAEKNSAMLTRAVEKLSGVLE; encoded by the coding sequence ATGAGTAGGGCACCCCCAACAAAGTGGACGTGTGATATATGTAAAAATACAATATACTGGGATGAATTATTCACTTTTACTTCAAAGAAGACTGTAGTTCATTATACGTGTTTCAGAGAAAAAGCACTAAAGACTGCTAAAGTAGACCAAGAGCAACTAACTGCAGTACTAGACTCATTAGAAGATGAGCTAAAAATGATAGTTGTATACAAGCAGAGACTAGGAAAAATAAAAGATGAAGAAGTTAAAAAATATATGGAGCAAGCTGAAAAAGATGCAGAAAAGAACTCTGCAATGCTTACTAGAGCTGTAGAGAAACTTAGCGGAGTGCTTGAGTGA
- a CDS encoding NADH-quinone oxidoreductase subunit D, whose translation MEVEVVPVQGELNVGPQHPGSGHMRILVKLNGDIVEDCELDVGYVHRAVEKLGENRNYMHLIPLVERPAILDSIHMNMGYVMAVEKILNVDVPERALYLRSFAAEVNRIASHLYGLGILGIFIGHSTAFMWGFGDREVWLQILEALTGARVTNSYIIPGGVRRDLTPSIIEMTKKAIVYMRKKLKDWEKIFLKNPTIMDRLQNVGVMTREQAIEWGAVGPNLRASGVNFDIRKAEPYAAYSKLDFEIPVYKEGDGYARTLVRFEEMEQSMRILEQIIKDIPEGPILADRFLKQIPPIRMKKWVQGQGRIVLPGYYASFRPPRGEAAARVEASRGELFYYVVSDGSPKPYRLRMITPSYRAIYVFKNLCKGARYADIVAIYGSLDYFPPEADR comes from the coding sequence ATGGAAGTAGAGGTAGTTCCTGTTCAAGGAGAACTTAATGTAGGTCCTCAGCATCCAGGATCCGGACATATGAGGATACTTGTTAAACTTAACGGTGATATAGTAGAAGATTGCGAACTAGACGTAGGTTATGTTCATAGGGCTGTGGAAAAGTTAGGAGAAAATAGGAATTACATGCATTTGATTCCTTTGGTAGAAAGACCGGCAATTTTGGATTCAATACACATGAATATGGGTTACGTGATGGCAGTAGAGAAAATACTTAACGTTGATGTACCAGAGAGAGCCTTATATTTGAGGAGCTTTGCTGCAGAAGTTAATAGAATAGCTAGCCATCTTTACGGTTTAGGGATTCTAGGTATATTTATTGGTCATTCAACTGCTTTTATGTGGGGCTTCGGAGATAGAGAAGTTTGGCTTCAAATACTTGAAGCGTTAACTGGTGCTAGAGTTACTAATTCCTATATAATTCCTGGAGGAGTAAGGAGAGACCTGACGCCAAGTATTATAGAAATGACTAAGAAAGCGATTGTTTATATGAGAAAGAAGCTAAAAGATTGGGAAAAGATTTTCCTTAAGAATCCAACTATCATGGATAGGTTGCAGAACGTTGGAGTAATGACTAGAGAGCAAGCAATAGAATGGGGTGCAGTAGGGCCTAATCTTAGGGCATCTGGAGTTAATTTTGATATTAGAAAAGCTGAACCTTATGCCGCATATTCTAAGTTGGATTTTGAAATTCCAGTGTATAAAGAGGGGGACGGATACGCAAGAACTTTAGTTAGATTTGAGGAAATGGAACAAAGCATGAGAATTTTAGAACAAATAATAAAGGACATACCAGAAGGACCAATATTAGCTGATAGGTTCTTAAAACAAATTCCGCCAATTAGAATGAAGAAGTGGGTTCAAGGACAAGGAAGGATAGTTTTACCAGGTTATTATGCTTCGTTTAGACCGCCTAGGGGAGAAGCTGCTGCCAGAGTTGAGGCATCTAGAGGAGAACTTTTCTATTATGTAGTAAGTGATGGATCTCCTAAACCTTATAGGTTAAGGATGATAACTCCGTCTTATAGGGCAATTTATGTATTCAAAAACTTATGTAAAGGTGCTAGATATGCTGATATTGTAGCAATATATGGAAGTTTAGATTACTTCCCTCCAGAGGCTGATAGGTAA
- the ndhC gene encoding NADH-quinone oxidoreductase subunit A, producing the protein MSLVQSLVAFGLPSILTLALGYGGYKIISLMVPHNPTPLKISRFEAGNIPYGEGRLWFPLQYYGYLLMYVTIEPILVLLFAIASAPLLGNFILFRNLMIIIGSFIVLIYPVMHYSMTQINMIQNWELRQ; encoded by the coding sequence ATGAGCTTAGTTCAATCACTTGTGGCTTTTGGATTACCTTCAATTCTCACTTTAGCATTGGGTTACGGAGGTTACAAAATAATTTCACTAATGGTTCCTCATAATCCTACTCCGCTCAAAATAAGTAGATTTGAAGCTGGGAATATACCATATGGAGAAGGTAGACTTTGGTTTCCTCTACAATACTATGGATACCTTCTAATGTATGTTACTATAGAACCAATTCTAGTGTTACTTTTTGCGATAGCATCAGCACCTTTGCTGGGTAATTTTATTCTATTCAGAAACTTAATGATAATTATCGGATCATTTATAGTATTAATTTATCCAGTAATGCATTATTCAATGACTCAAATTAATATGATACAAAACTGGGAGTTGAGACAATGA
- a CDS encoding NADH-quinone oxidoreductase subunit C: MSQTTVQKPIDKIISELKAKGVIAKAESENRGSLEVTKDKITEIAKIMKEIGFDHVIAVTGIDFPEQQKIQVVYHVSSYSVEDLQKIIFAIKTYVDYKDPSLPSLTQIWGSAWTGERETYEMLGVRFEGHPQLSRLFLPEDFEGVYPLRKDFKIKLEGLFVDKPG; the protein is encoded by the coding sequence ATGAGCCAGACCACTGTTCAAAAGCCTATAGATAAAATAATATCAGAATTAAAGGCAAAAGGAGTAATAGCTAAAGCAGAATCTGAGAATAGAGGATCATTAGAAGTTACAAAGGATAAGATTACAGAAATAGCCAAAATAATGAAAGAAATAGGTTTCGATCACGTAATAGCAGTAACCGGGATAGATTTTCCTGAACAACAGAAAATTCAAGTGGTCTATCACGTTTCTTCATATTCAGTAGAAGACTTGCAAAAAATAATATTTGCAATTAAGACTTATGTAGATTATAAGGATCCTTCTTTACCTAGCTTAACTCAAATTTGGGGCAGCGCATGGACGGGAGAAAGAGAAACTTATGAAATGTTAGGAGTAAGATTTGAAGGTCATCCACAACTATCTAGATTATTCCTTCCAGAGGATTTTGAAGGAGTTTACCCATTAAGAAAAGACTTTAAAATAAAATTGGAGGGGTTATTCGTTGACAAGCCTGGATAA
- a CDS encoding superoxide dismutase, with protein MSSLTYLKKYELPPLPYNLDALEPYISKEIIDVHYNGHHRGYVNGANSFVDRVNKILKGEISSGQYDIQGLLRGLVFNINGHKLHSLYWQNMAPAGKGGGKPGGVIGDLIEKQYGSFEKFKALFTEAANSLPGTGWTVLYYEVENGNLQIMTFENHFQNHIAELPILLILDEFEHAYYLQYKNKRADYVNNWWNLVNWDFADKKLQQYMKK; from the coding sequence ATGAGTTCGTTAACTTATTTAAAAAAGTATGAATTGCCACCTCTACCTTATAACTTAGATGCATTAGAACCATACATAAGTAAAGAAATAATAGATGTGCACTACAATGGTCATCATAGAGGTTATGTTAATGGAGCTAATTCCTTTGTTGACAGGGTAAACAAAATTCTAAAAGGTGAAATATCCTCAGGACAATACGATATACAAGGCCTATTAAGAGGATTGGTATTCAATATAAACGGACATAAGTTACACTCACTATATTGGCAAAACATGGCTCCAGCAGGTAAAGGTGGAGGTAAACCTGGTGGAGTAATAGGAGACTTAATAGAGAAGCAATACGGTAGTTTTGAGAAATTTAAAGCATTGTTTACCGAGGCAGCAAATTCGTTGCCAGGCACTGGTTGGACTGTTCTCTATTATGAAGTAGAAAATGGAAACTTACAAATAATGACTTTTGAGAATCACTTTCAAAACCATATAGCAGAGCTACCAATTTTACTAATATTGGACGAGTTCGAACACGCTTACTACTTGCAATACAAGAACAAGAGAGCAGATTATGTTAATAATTGGTGGAACTTAGTCAACTGGGACTTTGCCGATAAAAAACTTCAACAGTACATGAAAAAGTAA
- the nuoI gene encoding NADH-quinone oxidoreductase subunit NuoI, giving the protein MAVKEYKKENPFRLFANHLQSIGTGIKYMIKPQRITLKYPEESLTLPNGYRGIIRLYKDVCIGCTLCAMICPADAMKMMTYQGKKLPTINYGRCVFCGFCVDICPVDALKETGVHDVAFSNRRDLIFDPEKFNKNFDNPPEDKVVKKVRAVIDEEKGIKYVPES; this is encoded by the coding sequence ATGGCTGTAAAAGAATATAAAAAGGAAAATCCGTTTAGGTTATTTGCCAATCATTTACAATCAATAGGTACTGGAATAAAATACATGATAAAACCTCAGAGGATTACACTAAAATATCCTGAAGAATCGTTAACTCTTCCTAATGGATATCGTGGTATAATAAGACTATATAAGGACGTGTGTATTGGTTGCACGTTATGTGCAATGATCTGTCCAGCAGATGCTATGAAAATGATGACATATCAAGGCAAAAAATTACCTACTATAAATTACGGTAGATGTGTGTTTTGCGGCTTTTGTGTGGATATATGCCCTGTAGATGCCTTAAAAGAGACTGGAGTTCACGACGTCGCTTTCTCAAATAGGAGGGATTTAATATTTGATCCAGAAAAATTCAATAAGAACTTTGATAACCCTCCTGAGGATAAGGTAGTTAAAAAAGTTAGAGCGGTTATAGATGAAGAGAAGGGTATAAAATATGTTCCAGAGTCTTAA
- the nuoH gene encoding NADH-quinone oxidoreductase subunit NuoH: protein MIGNLLSLIRFYFFYPSFFVVIIFPGLLFTGILLLTTIWFERKAAARVQMRVGPYYASKRLGGYLQLIADALKFVFSEVIIPAGVNETLFVIAPVLLLLVSILPFAVIPVSVIPQSGSVFSIYYHDFYDPNVGYGVLAGIFTCYNLLLILALESIYPIFVIFLAWVTNNRFAIVGAVRETFLSVSYDALILIATLSMAIEYHTLDLAVIVQKGIPGVIVNPIAAFIFIVGMLIGSSRFPFDIVEAETELVIGPYTEYSGFLFVLTMAGSYVGNFIYSLVFADLFLGGWYPFSGLPGAAFLTFKAVLLLFFSVFLRGVYGRYRIDQALRGSWKYLFPLSLISLITGTLVGYLWL from the coding sequence ATGATAGGTAACTTGTTATCTTTAATAAGATTTTATTTCTTTTATCCGTCATTTTTTGTTGTAATTATATTTCCTGGTTTATTATTTACTGGGATTCTTTTATTGACAACAATATGGTTTGAGAGAAAAGCGGCAGCTAGAGTTCAAATGCGAGTAGGTCCTTACTATGCTTCAAAGAGATTAGGCGGATATTTGCAATTAATAGCTGATGCATTGAAGTTCGTTTTTTCCGAAGTTATAATACCCGCAGGAGTTAATGAAACATTATTTGTAATAGCTCCAGTTCTATTACTTTTAGTTTCAATTTTACCTTTTGCGGTAATTCCAGTATCAGTAATTCCTCAAAGTGGATCTGTATTTTCAATCTATTATCATGATTTCTACGATCCAAATGTCGGCTATGGAGTTCTTGCCGGTATTTTCACTTGTTATAACTTATTACTTATCTTAGCTTTAGAGTCAATATATCCTATCTTTGTAATATTCTTAGCTTGGGTTACTAATAACAGGTTTGCAATTGTAGGTGCTGTGAGAGAAACTTTCTTATCAGTTAGCTATGACGCTCTAATTCTAATAGCAACTTTATCTATGGCTATTGAATATCATACCTTAGACTTAGCAGTTATAGTGCAAAAAGGAATTCCTGGGGTAATAGTAAATCCTATAGCAGCTTTTATTTTCATTGTAGGTATGCTAATAGGTAGTTCAAGGTTTCCTTTTGATATTGTTGAGGCAGAAACGGAATTAGTTATAGGTCCTTATACTGAGTACTCTGGATTCTTGTTCGTATTAACCATGGCAGGATCTTATGTGGGTAATTTTATATATTCCCTAGTTTTTGCCGACCTATTTTTAGGTGGTTGGTATCCATTTAGCGGTCTACCCGGAGCAGCGTTTTTGACTTTCAAAGCAGTATTGCTCTTATTCTTTTCAGTATTTTTAAGGGGAGTGTATGGTAGATATAGGATAGATCAAGCTCTTAGGGGTAGTTGGAAATACTTATTTCCTCTATCCCTAATTTCATTAATTACGGGTACATTGGTGGGTTACTTATGGCTGTAA
- a CDS encoding Rossmann-like domain-containing protein: protein MILDEIIDELSYDLKQRKIINICVGTSYTAVILDDQSMGVSHTIAEGEVDYAGEIIGKNAYDVAVDVDNPLKRSISVAILNSISTGKLTSGDPLTLYSGGKVCAFGYYPYISAGNFSSVVLYDFSTQPQNNAKPFSQFNGETCDVAVIFGSALINNTIDKIVKNVKADHLILTGISSVEAVSTLKKYGFEAIGKIVPVDQYRAFRTICEGGSAKQLSKYVTKMYLKI from the coding sequence ATGATATTAGACGAAATTATAGATGAGTTATCTTACGATTTAAAGCAGAGAAAAATAATAAACATTTGTGTAGGTACATCTTATACTGCAGTAATTTTAGACGATCAAAGCATGGGAGTATCCCATACTATAGCAGAAGGCGAAGTAGACTATGCTGGGGAAATAATTGGAAAAAACGCTTACGATGTAGCAGTTGATGTGGATAATCCATTAAAAAGGAGTATTTCTGTCGCTATATTAAATTCCATATCAACTGGCAAGCTAACAAGTGGTGATCCCCTAACTTTATATTCTGGAGGGAAGGTTTGTGCGTTCGGATACTATCCTTATATTTCCGCTGGCAATTTTTCCAGTGTAGTCTTATACGACTTTTCTACGCAACCTCAAAATAACGCCAAACCTTTTTCACAATTTAATGGCGAAACGTGTGACGTAGCTGTTATTTTCGGTTCAGCACTTATAAATAATACTATAGATAAAATAGTCAAAAACGTAAAAGCAGACCACTTGATTTTAACTGGAATATCATCTGTAGAAGCAGTTTCTACACTTAAAAAATATGGGTTTGAAGCTATTGGCAAAATAGTTCCAGTTGATCAATATAGAGCATTTAGGACTATTTGTGAAGGAGGAAGTGCAAAACAGCTATCAAAATATGTTACAAAAATGTATTTAAAAATATGA
- a CDS encoding sugar phosphate nucleotidyltransferase — protein MVSAIILAGGYATRLRPLSLTKPKALFPVLGKPILDYILEGLENAGIHNVYLSLRVMADKILSHVDGKNITPIIEKEPLGDAGALKFVSTQAKLDDVVIVIYGDIYTEVNFLDLLKFHAQSECPVTLLATKVDNPRRYGVLLTENNKLIDIIEKPSNPISNLINGGVYVFNKDILNFIQGPSISRNFLPKILEKYCVSVYKYDGIWADIGTPYDYMKLNFELLGKRFPRGYISNTATVSERTTLTPPYFISDGVIIYEDSYIDSNSIIGKGSVVKNGVYIGESLLMENVFVNENSFIKGSIIADKCKIGKWNHIREETIFGEEVITYDGILINKKNIILPNKEVTEPIYEEDKIIL, from the coding sequence ATGGTTTCTGCAATTATTTTGGCTGGAGGATACGCTACAAGACTTAGGCCCTTAAGCTTAACTAAACCTAAGGCATTATTTCCGGTTTTAGGTAAGCCTATTTTAGATTATATCTTAGAAGGATTAGAGAATGCAGGAATTCATAATGTTTATCTTTCGTTAAGGGTGATGGCTGATAAAATACTATCTCATGTAGACGGAAAAAACATTACACCTATAATTGAAAAAGAACCTCTAGGAGATGCGGGAGCTTTAAAATTTGTCTCTACACAAGCAAAGCTCGATGATGTAGTTATTGTAATATATGGCGATATTTATACTGAAGTTAATTTTTTAGATCTACTTAAATTCCACGCTCAAAGTGAATGTCCAGTAACTCTTTTAGCAACTAAAGTTGATAATCCTAGAAGATATGGAGTCTTACTTACAGAAAATAATAAATTAATTGATATTATAGAGAAGCCATCTAATCCTATTTCTAATTTAATAAATGGTGGAGTTTACGTATTTAATAAGGATATATTGAACTTTATACAAGGTCCATCAATAAGCAGAAACTTTTTGCCAAAAATTCTAGAGAAGTATTGCGTTTCAGTTTATAAGTACGACGGAATATGGGCCGATATAGGAACTCCTTATGATTATATGAAACTTAACTTCGAATTGCTAGGAAAAAGATTTCCAAGAGGGTATATATCAAATACTGCAACAGTATCCGAAAGAACTACATTAACTCCGCCTTATTTTATTTCAGACGGAGTTATTATATATGAAGACTCGTATATTGATTCTAATTCAATAATAGGCAAAGGTTCTGTAGTTAAAAATGGTGTTTATATTGGAGAATCATTACTCATGGAAAATGTATTTGTAAATGAAAATAGCTTCATAAAAGGTTCGATAATTGCTGATAAATGTAAGATCGGTAAGTGGAATCATATAAGGGAGGAAACAATATTTGGGGAAGAAGTAATAACTTATGACGGTATTTTAATTAATAAAAAGAACATTATATTACCTAATAAGGAAGTAACAGAACCTATATACGAGGAGGATAAGATAATATTATGA
- the thyX gene encoding FAD-dependent thymidylate synthase: MKVELVSYTKDGERVVAIASKMSRSRKGWDYHEKTMTDEEVEVWIRDAIIHGYWSPLEHSSYTFSIEGISRVASHQLVRHRIASYTQMSHRFAKPVDEYYQPVTPPSAEKRNEELVKKAYDDAYKYYYELLQNGVPEEDARYVLPNGVNTNIVVTMNARELYNFFALRLCSRAQWEIRAVAWKMLEEVKKVHPRLFKYAGPNCIIHENFIRETPISLDELNDKTEFLSQRCVEGVPRDGILKCIQNAKSILNKIK, encoded by the coding sequence ATGAAAGTTGAGCTCGTTTCTTACACCAAGGACGGAGAAAGAGTTGTAGCAATTGCTTCTAAGATGAGCAGATCAAGGAAAGGCTGGGATTACCACGAGAAGACAATGACGGATGAGGAAGTAGAAGTATGGATTCGTGACGCTATCATTCACGGTTACTGGTCACCCCTAGAGCACTCTTCTTACACTTTCTCCATTGAAGGAATTTCCAGAGTTGCCTCTCATCAACTAGTGAGACACCGCATTGCATCATATACACAAATGAGCCACCGTTTCGCTAAGCCCGTCGACGAGTATTATCAACCAGTGACGCCACCTTCTGCGGAAAAAAGGAATGAGGAATTAGTTAAGAAGGCTTACGACGACGCTTACAAATACTACTATGAGCTATTACAGAACGGCGTCCCAGAGGAAGATGCCAGATACGTCCTACCTAACGGAGTAAATACGAATATTGTTGTGACAATGAACGCTAGAGAGTTGTATAATTTCTTTGCCCTCAGATTGTGTTCAAGGGCACAGTGGGAAATTAGAGCAGTAGCATGGAAAATGCTAGAAGAAGTAAAGAAAGTTCATCCTCGTCTATTTAAGTATGCTGGACCTAATTGCATAATTCACGAGAACTTTATTAGAGAGACGCCAATTTCTCTTGACGAACTTAACGATAAGACGGAATTTCTATCTCAGCGTTGTGTTGAAGGAGTACCTAGGGACGGGATATTAAAATGCATACAAAATGCTAAGAGCATCCTAAATAAAATTAAATAA